In a genomic window of Sulfurisphaera tokodaii str. 7:
- a CDS encoding 30S ribosomal protein S26e, with the protein MPKKRENRGRRKGDKGHVGYIYCDQCGARVPEDKAICVTKMYSPVDPALASELEKKGAIIMRYPVTKCYCVNCAVFLGIIKIRPEEERKQKAKLY; encoded by the coding sequence TTGCCAAAGAAAAGAGAAAATAGAGGAAGGAGAAAGGGAGACAAAGGTCACGTAGGTTATATTTATTGTGATCAATGTGGTGCCAGAGTACCAGAAGATAAAGCTATATGTGTTACAAAGATGTATAGTCCAGTAGATCCAGCTTTAGCTTCTGAACTAGAAAAGAAAGGAGCCATAATAATGAGATATCCAGTTACTAAATGTTATTGTGTAAATTGTGCTGTATTCTTGGGAATAATTAAGATTAGACCAGAAGAAGAAAGAAAACAAAAAGCAAAACTCTACTAA
- the pdxS gene encoding pyridoxal 5'-phosphate synthase lyase subunit PdxS — translation MRLYELSFYEVEQFFYKLAEVRDIIKDQGLLSFLPQKLDAELVQGSTMVKHAFPIFQKGGVVMDVTNVTQAEIAEDAGATAVMVLDKLPYDVRKSGGVARMADPKIIEEVMNSITIPVMAKVRIGHYYEAKILEALGVDMIDESEVLTPADEEHHINKWEFKVPFVNGARNLGEALRRITEGASMIRTKGEAGTGNVSEAVKHMKIINGEIRSLISMSEEDRMKKAREYQVPYQIVELTVKLGRLPVVNFAAGGIATPADAALMMWLGADGIFVGSGIFKSQDPDVRAKAIVLATANWEDPEIVLEAQKMISESKSMMGIDIKALKPEELLQVRGQ, via the coding sequence ATGAGATTATATGAACTAAGTTTTTATGAGGTCGAGCAATTCTTTTATAAGCTAGCAGAAGTGAGAGATATAATCAAAGATCAAGGTTTACTTTCCTTTTTACCACAAAAGTTAGACGCAGAATTAGTCCAGGGTTCTACTATGGTAAAACATGCCTTTCCAATATTTCAGAAGGGAGGAGTTGTTATGGACGTAACTAATGTTACCCAGGCGGAAATCGCTGAAGATGCTGGAGCTACTGCTGTAATGGTTTTAGATAAACTACCTTATGACGTAAGAAAAAGTGGTGGTGTAGCAAGGATGGCTGACCCTAAGATAATTGAAGAAGTCATGAATTCTATTACAATCCCTGTTATGGCTAAGGTGAGAATAGGACACTATTATGAAGCTAAAATACTGGAAGCCTTAGGTGTTGATATGATAGATGAGAGTGAAGTACTAACTCCAGCTGATGAGGAACACCATATTAATAAATGGGAATTTAAAGTACCTTTTGTAAATGGTGCAAGGAACTTAGGAGAAGCTTTAAGAAGGATAACAGAAGGTGCATCAATGATTAGAACTAAAGGTGAGGCTGGTACTGGTAATGTAAGTGAAGCTGTTAAACACATGAAGATAATAAATGGTGAAATAAGGTCGTTGATTTCCATGTCAGAAGAAGATAGAATGAAAAAAGCAAGAGAATATCAAGTTCCATATCAAATAGTTGAGTTAACAGTAAAGTTAGGAAGATTACCAGTAGTTAATTTCGCTGCTGGAGGTATTGCAACACCAGCAGATGCCGCATTAATGATGTGGTTAGGTGCCGATGGCATATTTGTAGGTTCTGGTATCTTTAAGAGCCAAGACCCTGATGTTAGAGCGAAGGCTATAGTATTAGCTACCGCTAACTGGGAAGACCCAGAAATAGTTCTTGAAGCTCAAAAGATGATAAGCGAGAGTAAAAGCATGATGGGAATTGATATTAAAGCATTGAAGCCAGAGGAATTACTTCAGGTGAGAGGTCAATGA
- the pdxT gene encoding pyridoxal 5'-phosphate synthase glutaminase subunit PdxT, with translation MKIGIVAYQGSFEEHALQTKRALDNLKIQGDIVAVKKPNDLKDVDAIIIPGGESTTIGVVAQKLGILDELKEKINSGIPTLGTCAGAIILAKDVTDAKVGKKSQPLIGSMDISVIRNYYGRQRESFEATVDLSEIGGGKTRVVFIRAPAIVKTWGDAKPLSKLNDVIIMAMERNMVATTFHPELSSTTVIHEFLIKMAKK, from the coding sequence ATGAAAATTGGAATTGTTGCATATCAAGGTAGCTTTGAAGAACATGCGTTACAGACTAAAAGAGCTTTGGACAATTTGAAAATTCAAGGAGATATAGTTGCTGTGAAAAAACCTAATGATTTGAAAGATGTTGATGCTATAATAATACCTGGCGGAGAGAGTACAACCATTGGCGTTGTTGCTCAAAAACTTGGTATTTTAGATGAATTAAAAGAGAAAATAAATTCTGGGATACCAACTTTAGGTACTTGTGCTGGAGCAATAATTTTAGCAAAAGATGTTACAGACGCCAAAGTCGGTAAAAAATCTCAGCCGTTAATTGGTTCAATGGATATTTCTGTGATTAGAAACTATTATGGTAGACAAAGAGAAAGTTTTGAAGCAACTGTTGATTTATCAGAAATAGGGGGAGGAAAGACTAGAGTTGTGTTTATAAGAGCTCCTGCTATAGTCAAAACATGGGGAGATGCAAAGCCATTATCAAAACTTAATGATGTAATAATTATGGCTATGGAGAGAAATATGGTTGCTACAACATTTCATCCAGAGTTATCTTCAACTACTGTAATTCACGAGTTTCTCATTAAAATGGCAAAGAAATAG
- a CDS encoding PINc/VapC family ATPase → MPPKDLLIDKSALIHGVSKYLERKIIYGNILIHKRLLSEIEKDAREGLVTAEIALDEIKRLRDVSESLLVSFEIVGDLISRQDTNDELREYCLKRGCTIVTADEIQKQIAENLGIDVFYLSPLENALEIESYFDENTMSVHLKEGTTPKAKRGKPGYWQFVELSSEITSGYQIKKLVSEILASVKYVKDSFIEIERKGSTIVQLGNYRVIITHPPLSDGWEVTITRPVTRKKLEDYNLHEKLMNRLKEHAEGILIAGSPGMGKTTFAQALAEFYNRMGKVVKTIESPRDMHLPPEITQYSKNYAEVGELHDILLLSRPDYTVYDEMRNDEDFKLYIDLRLAGIGMIGVVHATSPIDAIHRFINRVDIGTIPNILDTVIFIHAGNVAKVYSLDMTVKVPTGLREADLARPVVEVKDLIEDKVEYEIYVFGEQTMLVPVGKIAGNKQNAMQNKLERVILNVIPNASVTYENGEYVITIPKEEIGKFNKKLVSKLKRYEKKHGIRIRVKFDTS, encoded by the coding sequence TTGCCTCCGAAAGATCTTTTAATAGATAAGTCAGCCTTAATACATGGCGTATCTAAATATTTAGAGCGTAAAATTATATACGGTAATATCTTAATTCATAAAAGATTATTAAGCGAGATAGAGAAAGATGCTCGAGAAGGTCTTGTTACTGCTGAAATAGCTCTTGATGAGATTAAAAGGTTGAGAGATGTCTCCGAATCACTTTTAGTTAGCTTTGAAATAGTTGGTGATTTAATTAGTAGACAAGATACAAATGATGAATTAAGGGAATATTGCCTTAAAAGAGGATGTACTATAGTTACAGCTGATGAGATACAGAAACAAATTGCAGAGAATTTAGGTATAGATGTATTTTACTTAAGTCCATTAGAGAATGCTTTAGAAATAGAGAGTTACTTTGACGAAAATACTATGAGTGTTCATCTAAAGGAAGGAACCACACCAAAGGCAAAAAGAGGGAAACCGGGTTATTGGCAGTTTGTAGAATTATCTTCAGAGATCACGTCTGGCTATCAAATAAAGAAATTAGTAAGTGAAATATTAGCCTCGGTCAAGTACGTTAAGGATTCTTTCATAGAAATTGAAAGAAAAGGTTCAACAATAGTTCAGTTAGGTAACTATAGGGTTATAATCACTCACCCACCGTTAAGTGATGGCTGGGAAGTTACAATAACTAGACCAGTGACAAGGAAGAAGCTTGAAGATTATAACTTACATGAGAAATTAATGAATAGATTAAAAGAACATGCAGAAGGAATTTTAATTGCTGGTTCTCCAGGTATGGGGAAGACAACATTTGCCCAAGCTTTAGCAGAGTTTTATAATAGAATGGGAAAAGTAGTTAAGACTATTGAATCACCTAGAGATATGCATTTACCACCAGAAATAACCCAATACTCAAAGAATTACGCTGAAGTTGGAGAACTTCATGACATATTATTACTCAGTAGACCTGACTATACTGTATATGATGAAATGAGGAATGACGAGGATTTTAAGTTATATATTGATTTACGATTAGCTGGAATAGGAATGATAGGAGTAGTCCACGCAACATCACCTATAGATGCTATTCATAGATTTATAAATAGGGTTGATATAGGAACTATTCCTAATATCTTGGATACAGTAATATTTATTCATGCAGGAAATGTGGCTAAAGTTTACAGTTTGGATATGACAGTAAAAGTTCCTACTGGATTGAGAGAGGCTGATTTAGCCAGACCAGTAGTTGAAGTTAAGGATTTAATAGAGGATAAAGTTGAATATGAGATTTATGTATTTGGAGAACAAACAATGTTAGTACCAGTTGGTAAAATAGCTGGAAACAAACAGAATGCAATGCAGAATAAACTAGAGAGAGTCATACTTAATGTGATTCCAAATGCTTCGGTAACTTATGAAAACGGAGAATATGTTATAACAATTCCTAAAGAAGAAATAGGCAAATTTAATAAAAAGCTAGTTAGCAAGTTAAAGAGGTATGAGAAGAAGCACGGAATTAGAATAAGAGTTAAGTTTGATACTTCATAA